A region from the Mya arenaria isolate MELC-2E11 chromosome 2, ASM2691426v1 genome encodes:
- the LOC128242436 gene encoding zinc finger protein 420-like, translating to MMEVTEKGEVTGVLSEDVSLLLQKATEHLGDAAGEFTFLIQAGEDGATTVQAIPANTLGESVQGDNVDLGNKGNDNDYQKMFYKLLEDFEEKESELQELKEAALQVVIATSQLIFPPARMHIGSLVSTQNVAAALHRCSDHIKHVQKKVAHLQLERSEGNREMLAEQLDKLSQCSNYQSLLADLSSIFGSQGIRPGKIFNQMKSSCHDSSTNHAKQDSKCTQIEPQNSVTENNTNDNIITVTVDDFKKEQEEKAAKAPVRVATRARTRSMVEVKGIGGKHSTHKRSPAVIKAVTRPGEKEIVERLYSCKEETDHDDEDGNGIVEENANDEESKTVEVFALDGTQIKVEVNMDAEMLSDGDGDADMEGVEDLEDLESDGGDIQGDTEDQATQTGNDKAASLARTNYIKRAPRGTGSTKCGECGKKFQCEAILKAHMRTHTGEKPFKCDECGAEFRVRSYLIEHMRKHTGEKPFQCKDCDASFSRATEFSIHKRKHNENSVFKCHICEKTLLKKVLYDNHMLKHTANREWKCRLCSFAFYEKQHLKSHMGNVHQVSYDTGKPLEKGMKSPGVQLKKECEICHKMIRVYGMKAHMDIHANNRKYECGVCGAKFIQRGTLKLHMKRHEDVRDHECDHCEKTFVRLAELRTHMKCHAIDENGERVGLKCEHCGKILMRKESYLEHLRIHEGTKNFKCGDCGKEFFTKRTLKSHIKASHEKSVVMFGCEQCGREFDRPAKLTKHMKIHSQNNKEVYKCEVCNETFPSLTGRSLHMKHKHREVYAGMVNKPYDCTVCSKKFKSANGLYQHMKLHEAASVVSEELQIEEIQDIETIIGNENVRFKCTTCNGIYTHDAFKDHECSEQPLPEQEVFLAVKYT from the exons ATGGAGGTGACTGAGAAAGGTGAGGTGACTGGAGTTCTGTCTGAGGATGTGTCCTTGCTGCTGCAGAAGGCCACGGAGCACCTAGGCGATGCGGCTGGGGAGTTTACCTTTCTCATACAGGCTGGGGAAGATGGGGCGACCACTGTACAGGCCATACCCGCAAACACGTTAGGGGAGAGTGTGCAAGGGGACAATGTGGACCTTGGCAACAAGGGTAATGACAATGACTATCAAAAAATGTTCTACAAGCTGTTGGAAGATTTTGAAGAGAAAGAGTCTGAGTTACAAGAGTTGAAAGAAGCGGCATTGCAGGTGGTTATTGCAACCAGCCAGCTGATTTTTCCTCCAGCAAGGATGCATATAGGTAGTTTGGTGTCAACACAGAATGTGGCTGCAGCCCTACACCGCTGTTCTGATCATATCAAACATGTACAGAAGAAGGTTGCACACCTACAGTTGGAGAGGAGTGAGGGCAACAGGGAGATGTTGGCCGAGCAACTAGATAAGCTAAGTCAGTGCTCCAACTACCAGAGCCTGTTGGCTGACCTCAGCAGTATATTTGGAAGCCAAG GTATTCGTCCCGGGAAGATCTTCAACCAGATGAAGTCCAGCTGTCATGATAGCTCAACAAATCATGCTAAACAGGATTCGAAGTGTACACAAATTGAACCACAAAATAGTGTTAcggaaaataatacaaatgacaATATCATCACTGTGACAGTAGATgactttaaaaaagaacaagagGAGAAAGCTGCCAAGGCTCCTGTACGTGTAGCTACAAGAGCTCGCACCAGATCAATGGTTGAAGTTAAGGGCATTGGAGGAAAACATAGTACCCATAAACGTTCACCAGCGGTTATTAAAGCTGTGACACGTCCAGGAGAGAAAGAGATTGTAGAACGATTGTATTCTTGTAAAGAGGAAACTGATCATGACGATGAGGATGGAAATGGAATTGTTGAAGAGAATGCAAATGATGAAGAAAGTAAAACAGTAGAAGTGTTTGCTCTTGATGGCACACAAATTAAAG TTGAGGTGAACATGGATGCAGAGATGTTGTCAGACGGTGATGGGGATGCAGATATGGAGGGTGTGGAAGACTTGGAGGACTTGGAATCAGATGGTGGAGACATACAGGGGGACACAGAGGACCAGGCTACACAGACTGGGAACGATAAAGCTGCCAGTCTCGCCAGAACTAACTACATCAAG CGAGCACCCAGGGGTACTGGCAGCACAAAGTGTGGAGAATGCGGTAAGAAGTTTCAGTGTGAAGCGATCTTGAAGGCTCACATGCGCACACACACAGGGGAGAAACCATTCAAGTGTGACGAGTGTGGAGCAGAGTTCAGGGTGCGGTCTTACCTCATAGAGCACATGAGAAAACACACAG GAGAAAAGCCATTCCAATGTAAGGACTGTGATGCTTCGTTCAGTAGGGCAACAGAGTTCTCCATTCACAAGCgtaaacataatgaaaatagtGTGTTCAAGTGCCACATATGTGAAAAAACATTGCTGAAGAAAGTCTTGTATGACAACCACATGCTCAAGCACACTGCAAACAGGGAGTGGAAATGTAGACTGTGTAGCTTCGCTttctatgaaaaacaacatCTGAAGAGCCACATGGGCAACGTTCATCAGGTCAGTTACGACACTGGTAAGCCCCTGGAAAAGGGGATGAAATCCCCGGGGGTGCAGCTGAAGAAGGAGTGTGAGATATGTCACAAGATGATCCGTGTTTATGGTATGAAAGCTCACATGGACATCCATGCAAACAACCGTAAGTACGAGTGTGGGGTATGTGGAGCTAAATTCATACAGCGTGGAACCTTAAAACTGCACATGAAACGCCATGAGGATGTGAGGGATCATGAATGCGATCACTGCGAAAAGACGTTTGTACGTTTGGCAGAACTCCGCACTCATATGAAGTGCCATGCTATTGATGAAAATGGTGAAAGAGTGGGCTTGAAGTGTGAACACTGTGGAAAAATACTGATGCGTAAGGAGAGTTATCTAGAGCATCTCAGGATCCATGAAGGAACAAAGAACTTTAAATGTGGCGACTGCGGAAAGGAGTTCTTTACCAAGCGTACATTGAAAAGTCACATAAAAGCCAGCCATGAGAAAAGTGTTGTTATGTTTGGATGTGAACAATGCGGAAGAGAGTTTGACAGGCCAGCTAAACTGACCAAGCACATGAAAATACATTCTCAAAACAATAAAGAAGTGTATAAATGTGAGGTTTGTAACGAAACCTTTCCCTCGCTGACAGGGAGAAGCCTACATATGAAGCACAAACATAGAGAGGTATATGCAGGAATGGTGAATAAGCCATATGACTGTACTGTATGCTCCAAGAAGTTTAAATCTGCAAATGGACTGTACCAGCATATGAAGCTTCATGAGGCGGCAAGTGTTGTTAGTGAGGAACTCCAAATTGAAGAAATTCAAGATATAGAGACAATTATTGGGAATGAAAATGTGCGATTCAAGTGCACCACTTGTAATGGGATTTACACCCATGACGCCTTTAAGGATCATGAGTGTTCGGAGCAGCCCCTTCCGGAACAAGAGGTGTTCCTCGCTGTCAAATACACATGA